The Vibrio aerogenes nucleotide sequence CTGCTGGCGGAGAATGGAAATAATAACCAGCAGTAACGTGATATTGTTACCCGCAGCAAAATAGACACGGTAAACAAACGATTGGGGAAACCATTCCAGCATACCGATCTGAATCGCGGTATAGATACAAACGTGGATTCCGCAGACAATATAGTGCCATGGTTTTAACCTCAGCCGATACCAGTGAAAAACACCAAACAGAAGAATATAAAACGACAGCATATAGAGCGCATTACTCACCAACACTGAGATTTCAATATATATCCAGTTACGAACCGCCATGATGACAAAAGCGACGCCCCAGCAAAGGTAAAGCCAGAAAAAACAAATCGCCGCTTTTCGCTGGTGATCATGAATATCCCTTTTCAGCTGAAAAAGAAAAAAACATCCAATCAAGCTACAGCAAATGCTGTCCAGAATATTAACCAGATTGACAATATCCAAATCAGCCACTGCTTTCTTCCTTCAACGGGCAAAAATACTTAAAAATCGAAGAAAATATAACATATAGTTATAATAATTCAGCCCTTATTTACATTTCTATAACCAGAAACTAAGATTTGATGAATTCGGAGTCAAGACCTGATAAAGAAAAGAAAGAAGCCGATCATTCCGGGAAGACGAAAGATCGGCATTTTTACAGATGATAATCAACAAGTGAGACTTGTTATAACTGATTATTTGCTCACAACAGAGATGAATTACTGATATTCAAACACGGGTATCTGAATTTCAACCCGGCGGTTTTTCTCCCGGCCTTGCGCCGTATCATTTGTGGCTACAGGGTCGGCTTCTCCCATCCCTTTTGCTGAAATCCGTTCGGCTTCAATGCCTTTTGACATCAGGAACTGACTGACTGATTTTGCCCGCCGCTCTGATAATTGCTGATTATAAGCTTCGGCCCCTCTGGAATCGGTATATCCGGTGATCATGACTTTTGCCTGTGGATAACGGGACAAAATATCAACAACTTCCTGTAAAGATTCCGTTGAGGTTAATGTCGCACTGTCTGTGGCAAAGGTATTGGTACCACTCAAACTTTTTTTGTACATTTTCGGTTCAGCTGGTTTTTCTTTCTCTGCCGGAACAGGTACAGGCGCTGGTGCCACCATGACTTTTTCAGGTTTTGGCGCTGGTTTGACAATCAAAGGCTGATGTGGCTCGCTTTCCTGACCAAATTTATAACTCAAACCCAGTGTTAGCAGATTGCCTTTGGCGCGAACAAAATCATTACTCATATCAGTCAGCCGCTGATATTCCAGCCGTAACCCCAGATTCGGGAGAATCATATACTCTCCCCCTACAGCGCCCAGAAAAGAAGCATCATCCCCATCACCGAAATTAACAAATCCCATTCCTGCCTTGATGTAAGCAGAAAAGTCCTCCGTCAGCGGCAAATTAAACTTAGGTGCCACAGTCACTGCCGTCACTGTTTTATCATCCAGTCCACCGCCGGTAAATTTACCGAGATAATCATAACCCAGCTCGACAGCGATATGCCTGGAAAATTCATAACCGGTAAAAATACCGCCGCCAAATGAATCATCATCACATTTTTCACCGCTGAGGCATGAGTCATCCAGCCATGTTCCGCCTAACTTTCCCCCCCACATAGCCCTGTGCATGAGACAGGCCAGCCTGCATCAAACAACAAACTGATAACGCTGCAACCAATTTTTTCATCTTTTTTATTCCTTCTGTTTGTTTCTGTTTCCTGAACTCTTTGTCTGTTTATGATGGCTTTGACGCTTATTTTCCGGATAACACAACCCCTGATGATTTCAGAGGTATTAACGGACTTGATTCGCACCTGAGCAAGATAATGAAATTTGCAGACATCGTGACTCTGTGTTGACAATCTGAGATATTCCGGTTCCCGGAGACCCGGCTGCATTGTTTCAAATTCAGTCACTTATTGGTTAAATGTAGTTCATATCAGCGGGAAGGAATGAAAAAATGAAGTCAGTATTTGATAAAAATAAGATTCCCGGTCAATTCGCCGGATGAGGGAATAAAATTAATCACCTGATAAATATAAAGTGATTCCTTTGTTAAAAATAAAAAAGCAAGGCCAGTGAACCAGCCCCGCGGTATTGAATCAGTGTGTTGATAATTCAGTTTTTCAAAAGATAAACAGACCCTAGAGCGTGCTCTAAGGTTTTAAAAAGCTTTTGACCGGTTGGTTTTGCTGCTGTTTCAGCCGTTTTTGTTCTGCTTCTCTGCTTTTCAGTAAAGCTAAAGTTTTTTCACTTTCGACCCAGTTATCATACCGTTGCCTTTCCAGTCGCTCTTTCATCGGTGTCTTGGGTGAATAATCCAGTGGTTTTACTTTAATTCCGCTCATCTGTTCCTCAATACGCTAGTCAACCGCCCCTGAAAACCTGAGATAAAGGTTTTCAGAGCATCCGTTCATGATATCTGGTGATTTCGATATGTATCTTTCGGAACAGAATTATCAATAACATAACTGCTTTCTGCAACACCACACCGGACCTGTCAGTAAAAAATAACATGCAATTGAACAAACGCTGACAAAATTGAGTAAAAAAAAGCACACTTCATTGAAAATCAAGTTTCATCACGTGTTGTGGCCCGGCATCCCCGCCATAGTATAGTTGGTTCGTCTCATTAAAACCCGCGTTCAGGTAGCAGTGTTGAGCGCCGGGATTTCTGCAATTAACGGTAAGGTATATCGACTGATGATCGGGATATTCCGGTGGCAGATACACGGATAAAAGCTGAACAGCTTGTTTCCCATATCCCTTTCCCTGAAACTGCCGATCAATAAAAAATCCCCGCAATCCAAGGCTATCGGAGTGCGCAAAATCATAACGTTCGCCGTAAGCGGTATCGATAAGAAAAAAACCGACGATCTTCTCACCCGCCATCACCAGATGCGGATAAACCGTCCCACTGACAATACTCAGGATATCCATGATATGCCCGACAAACGGAAGTTGTTCCTCATTCACTTTCAGCCGGGAGACTTCAGGTAAGTACCTGATCGTCATCCGGATAAGCCTGACATTCTGATGGCGTTCACTTGTTATAGCATCCGGATACATATCAGAGCCACTCCATCCCGGTATACGGCACTGACTTAAGACTTTCCAGCCTGCTTTTGAGATCACCGGCATGGATTTCAAGCTGATGTCCATCCGGGTCAAGCAGGTACAAAGACGCCCCTTCACTCCGGTTCACTTTCCACTCCCGGATACCAGTCAGCGCCAGTCGCGCTGTAAAGGCAGTAAAATGTTCAGCCGGAATATCAAAAGCAATATGTGTATAATCAGTTTTCGGACAAGGCGTCCCACAAGACAGGCAAAACCACAGGGAACCAAGCGACAAATATGCCCCCTGATTCCATTTTACATGTGCTTTCATCCCCAGTGTGTGCGTATAAAAGTGAAGCGATCGTTCTAAGTCACTGACAGTAATTGTAATATGATTCAAACCAGACAGCATTCCCTGCCCTCCAAATTTTTATCAGTAATTTACACAACATCTGTCTGTAAATAAAGTTACCCGGTTCATTCAACCTGAATCAGATAGCGTGAAGTGCCTTCAAGCACTGCGCAACGGAGAACACCTCTGTAATAAATACCGGAATCCAGATTAATCCGGTTCGGCAAACTTTCAGGCAGGGCACTTGGGGTATGACCATGGACAACAACTTTACCGAAGTCCATTTTAGAGTGGAGAAATTTATGTCTGATCCATATCAGGGACTGAAGGCTCTGATTGTCCAGAGGACGGATGGGATCAACACCCGCATGGACGAAAAAATAGTCATCAACTTCAACTGACTGCTTCAGTGACAGAAAAAAAAGCCGGTGCGACTCAGGTAATTGCTCCAGAAAAACCTGCCGAACTGCAGCAGCAGCTTTATCATCAGTGAGCCCCTGTAAAATAAGCTGACGTGGTACACCATAAGATAACAGCGTTTCCAGCCCGCCCTGACTCCCCCAAACAGGGAGAACCGGCCGCTCCCGGATAAAATCAATGAGCCATTGTTCGTGATTCCCCAGAAGAAATATATGGCTTACTGACGAATCCTGCTTTTCAGCTTTCAGCAGGCGATCGACAACTTGTCTGCTGTGTGGTCCCCGGTCAATATAGTCACCGAGAAAGATGATACACGCCTTCTCTGCCAGTGCAGTCTGACGGTCTGCCTGAATTGCATCCAGCATTTTTTCAAGTAAAGCATCATGGCCATGAATATCGCCCACAGCATAAATGAGAGATGACGAGACGGCCGGTTGCTCAGAACGGAAATGAGCCCAGCCCGGAGCGGAGAAGTCGGTTGATAAAGGGATTCTGCCTGGTACTTTTTGATTGCTCATCAGATCGGTCATATGAATCACAACTGTATGATGAATATAGTCAGTGCTCCCGGATGATGCGAGTGTCAAACCAGTAAAAAAACCGGCCACAACATCGTGTGACCGGTTGATTTGATACCGTCATCAGAAGTCAGTTATTGACCGGCTAACGATTCATCACCAACGAATTACTCGCCAACTAATTATTTTCACTAACTAACTATTTTCACTAACTAATTATTCACCAACTAACATCAAGTCTTGAACGGCCTCATCACGCTGTTGCTGTGTCGCCCTGAAATAGAGATATCCGACAAACATCATCGCCGCAAATATCAGGGCAATCGTGAAGTTAAACCAAATCATCGCGATAAATGACACGACAGATAAGACCAATGCGATTGCCGGAACGATGGGATAAAACGGTGCTTTGTAACTCCGGCTCATACCCGGTTCAAGACGACGTAACCGGAACAGACTCAGCATACTCATCATATACATGACAATGGCACCGAATACCGCCATGGTGATCATGGCTGCCGTCAGGCTCATTCCCTGCAGGTTAATAATGCCATCACTGAAAATGGCAATAATTCCGATCACACCGCCGGCGATAATTGCCCGGTGCGGGGTATCAAACCGTGACAGGTTTGATAAACTTTTGGGTAAATAGCCTGCCCGCGCCAAAGCAAAAAACTGACGGGAATAGCCCAGAATAATCCCATGGAAACTTGCGATCAGACCAAATAAGCCAATCCATACCAGCATATGTAACCAGCCTGAATTATCACCAACGACCATCTTCATCGCCTGAGGCAACGGATCATTAATGCCAGACAGTTTCTGCCAGTCCCCGGCTCCACCGGCAAACATCATGACACCCAGCGCCAGTACGACCAGCGTCAAAATCCCGGAAATGTAAGCTCTCGGGATAGTTCGTTTCGGATCTTTCGCTTCTTCCGCAGCCATTGCTGCCCCCTCAATTGCAAGGAAAAACCAGATAGCAAAAGGAATTGCCGCAAAAATACTTGAAACGGTACCGGCACTGAAATGCTCACTGCCTGCCCAACCATTTAGCATAAAGTTTGTCATACTGAAATCCGGTGCAACGACACCCATGAAAACTAACAGCTCAATGACCGCCAAAACTGTCACACACAGCTCAAACATCGCAGCCAGTTTAACGCCCAGAATATTAAGTCCCATGAAAATCAGATACGCACCTACTGCAGCGTATTTAGGATTCAGTTCCGGGTACTGAACATTCAGGTAGGCACCAATCGCCATCGCAATCGCCGGTGGTGCAAAGACAAATTCAATCAAAGTTGCCAGACCGGCAATTAAACCACCGGTTTCACCAAATGCACGACGGCTGTAAGCAAACGGCCCGCCAGCATGTGGGATTGCCGTAGTCAGTTCGGTAAAACTAAAGATAAAACAGGTATACATCGCAGCAACAATTAAAGTGGTCACTAAAAATCCAAGTGTGCCAGCAACGCCCCAACCATAACTCCAGCCAAAATATTCTCCTGATATGACCAACCCGACAGCAATACCCCATAGGTGGATTGTTCCGAGTGTCGGTTTTAATTTCCCTGTCATCAAATACCTCCTGTAATCTCACTCATTCATATGGTGAATCAGCAATGCCATCAATGTTTATAGCCTGCACTATCACCCGGGTCCGTCAGACCCTTAATCGATAGTGCGCAATCATCCGCAAGAAAACTTGACACGATAGCAGCAAGCATTGCGCTTTAAAGTCAAATGACCGCCTATCTTTTTTCTGTTGTTACATAAAGTCAACATTTCGTCATGTCAGGTCAAGCAACTTCACCGGCTTCAGGTAATGCTATGAAAGAACAAATCAAGGCACTTAAAGGAGTAAGTATGTCAACAGAACAATATGACACCCTGACGGATCAGCAAATCACTTATCTGGCACAACAGTTATTACAAACCTATCCCAGTCAATATGCCGGACAAATTCGCCTGTTGTGTCGTTCTGAAAATGCGACCTTCAAAATTACTACAGCCAGACATCGGTATGCGATGCGGATTCATCGCTGTGGCTATCACAATAAGAATAATATTCTTAGTGAACTGGCCTGGCTAAATGCGTTAAGGGAAACAGGAATCATTGTTCCGGAAGCGATTGCAGGAAATAATGGTGACTATGTTCAGACTATAACGTCAGCCGATGGCACAATCAGACATGCCGTTTTATTCCACTGGATCGATGGCGATATGCCAACATCTGAAGTTAATCCGGAATCTTTTCAACAGCTTGGTGCGATTACTGCTCATCTGCATCAACAGAGTCGTCAATGGGACAAGCCTGACTATTTTGATCGTCTGTTGTGGAATTTTCAGACCATGGTCACCGATCAAAGCCACTGGGGGCGCTGGCAGGATGCTCCAAATCTCAGGCAGGCCGATCATCCGATTATCGAAGAAAGTTTACAGCAGGTTTATACCGCACTGCACGATTACGGCCAGGATGCTAACCGGTTCGGCCTGATTCATGCCGATTTACGCCTGACGAATCTGTTACTGCATGAGGGAGAAACCCGCGTGATTGATTTTGATGATTGTGGCATGGGCTGGTATATGCATGATTTAGCGGCAGCCATCAGCTTTAATGAACACTTGCCAAATGCACAGGCATGGGTAGAAAACTGGATCACAGGCTATGAACGGATCGGACATTTAACCCAGGCAGATATCGATATTATCCCGGCCATGATTATTCAGCGACGTATCCAGATGCTGGCATGGACCGGCACCCATGCAGAAACAGAAATGACCCAAAGCCTTGGTCATCAATGGGCGGATGAGTCAGTGCGTTTATGCAGGAAATTTCTCGAAACGCAGGCACTACCAGTGGGCATTTAAGCCTGTATTTTGCACCAAGATCAGTCATTCAATCTCTGGTAAACACATGAATACCTCTATTTTTCATATAGTTAAGTCATGGTTTGATAATTGCTTATATCCTGCATGGTTTACCAGCTGATATCAGGGGTTCAGTGACGATGCAAAAAACGGTGGTCTCTCATCAACATATAACCAGTGCGCTCAGCCAGCGTCTCTCTGCCAATCAGGGCGTGCTGTCTGCGGCTGCAACGGGGCTGGATGACTTTATAACCCGGGTCGGCGGCAATGCGGATCAAATTCTTGGCTGTTGTGATGTTGACCCGGAAATCATTGTCAGCCCAACACAAAGTATCAAATTAGTGAATTATTGCCGTGTGCTTGAAGAAGCTGCATCACAGGCAGACTACGACAATTTCGGACTTCATTATGGCAAGCAGTTTCAGCCACAATCGCTGGGACTCATTGGCTATATCGGCTTGTGTTCTGCAACGCTGGAAGAAGCTTTAAGAAATGTTGCCTGTGCTTTTCACTGGCATCAGCATGATACATTTGTTCAGCTGACGGATATGAAAGACTGCTGGCGGTTTGATTATCAGATTCGTCATGGTGCAATCATCTGCCGACGTCAGGATGCCGAGCTGACGCTGGGCATGATCATGAACCTGATTCGCTCAGCAACCGGCGTCAAATGGGCACCCCGTGAAGTTCATTTCGAACACCCCCGCCCGGAACAGTGGCACGACCACTGCAAAGTATTTGACGCACCGGTTTACTTTGATCAGCCATATAATTCACTGATTATTCCTAAAACCGATGTTGTCCGTCCCATGCCAAATCATGATCCCATGTTATTGAGTGTCATGTTGGATGCCTTACAACATTTGAATACAACATCATACCGTCAGAACATCGTCGAGCAAACCCGGGCTCAGATACAGATTTCACTGATTCACGGCGAGCCGGATCTGGAAGCAACAGCAGATCAGCTTGGCATGTCACGCTGGTCGTTACAACGGCGTCTGCAGCAGGAAAATATTACCTTTTCCCGACTCGTGGACCATGTGCGGTGCGAACTGGCAACCCATTACCTGAAACAGCAAAAATTACCCATTTCAGAAATGGGTATGCTGCTGGGTTATTCGGAAACCAGTGCTTTTTCCAGAGCATTTAAGCGCTGGTTTGGCGTCAGTCCCCGCCAGTTCAGACAGCATATGTCAGGCTAATCATATACCCTGAACCCGATCGGCAGCCGACAAATTTCACGCAATACTGCCTCTTCTGCCGGCTTAGGTATATACTCTGTTCTTTTGTCTCAGGATATACACAGCATTCATGTTACAGCATGTCAGATTACACCGGATTCAGACGCTGCTTTCTAATCATCAGCAGGTCAGTACAGAACGCTTAATCCGGGAACTGGGCGTTTCCAGAGAAACGATTCGCCGCGATATTATCACTCTGGAGAATCAGAACCTGGTCCGGCGCGTCCATGGCGGGATTGTGGCACTTCAGGTACCTCAGCAGGAAGCCCCGCTGACAGAACGGCAAGCCAGTCAAACGAAAGAAAAAAAGGCAATCGCACAAACACTGGCGGAAATGCTCTCTCCGGGGCAAACCATATTCATTGATTCAGGGAGCACAACAACCCGGGTGGCTGAAGCGCTTTCTACGATGTCTGGTCTGACCATTATCACCAACAATATTCAGGCCGCGCTGAGGCTGAATGCCTCGGAAGGCCGGGAACAGCTGAATAATCAGATCATCTTACTGGGGGGCGATTTACAGGCTGATGCGAAAGAAACCAGAGGTGAAGAAACGCTGAACACAATCTACCGATACCGGGCCGATATGGCGGTGCTCTCACCAGTTGGCATTTGCGGCTACGGCGCCAGCAGTTTTTATCGCTGGGAAAGTGCAATTGCCGAAGCCATGATTCGCCAGTCAAATCAATGTACTTTGCTGGCAGACCATACCAAAATAGGCAAACAGAGCCGCTTTTATTATGCCCGGCCGGAACAAATCACGACTGTGATTACCGATAGTAAGGCCAGCGAACATGAACAGTTTCAAACACTGGAACAACAATACCGGCAAATGATCATCGCAAAATAAGACAGGCCAGCAATTGCTGGCCTGTCTTTCCTGACGAATTAGGTACACAACAAAGTCTTATAAGAAGTGGAATGTCGCATTCAGCTGATAAGTTTTCATATCACTGCCATCCATCTCA carries:
- a CDS encoding metallophosphoesterase family protein, which encodes MTDLMSNQKVPGRIPLSTDFSAPGWAHFRSEQPAVSSSLIYAVGDIHGHDALLEKMLDAIQADRQTALAEKACIIFLGDYIDRGPHSRQVVDRLLKAEKQDSSVSHIFLLGNHEQWLIDFIRERPVLPVWGSQGGLETLLSYGVPRQLILQGLTDDKAAAAVRQVFLEQLPESHRLFFLSLKQSVEVDDYFFVHAGVDPIRPLDNQSLQSLIWIRHKFLHSKMDFGKVVVHGHTPSALPESLPNRINLDSGIYYRGVLRCAVLEGTSRYLIQVE
- a CDS encoding phosphotransferase enzyme family protein; protein product: MSTEQYDTLTDQQITYLAQQLLQTYPSQYAGQIRLLCRSENATFKITTARHRYAMRIHRCGYHNKNNILSELAWLNALRETGIIVPEAIAGNNGDYVQTITSADGTIRHAVLFHWIDGDMPTSEVNPESFQQLGAITAHLHQQSRQWDKPDYFDRLLWNFQTMVTDQSHWGRWQDAPNLRQADHPIIEESLQQVYTALHDYGQDANRFGLIHADLRLTNLLLHEGETRVIDFDDCGMGWYMHDLAAAISFNEHLPNAQAWVENWITGYERIGHLTQADIDIIPAMIIQRRIQMLAWTGTHAETEMTQSLGHQWADESVRLCRKFLETQALPVGI
- the fos gene encoding fosfomycin resistance glutathione transferase; translated protein: MLSGLNHITITVSDLERSLHFYTHTLGMKAHVKWNQGAYLSLGSLWFCLSCGTPCPKTDYTHIAFDIPAEHFTAFTARLALTGIREWKVNRSEGASLYLLDPDGHQLEIHAGDLKSRLESLKSVPYTGMEWL
- the eat gene encoding ethanolamine permease; translation: MTGKLKPTLGTIHLWGIAVGLVISGEYFGWSYGWGVAGTLGFLVTTLIVAAMYTCFIFSFTELTTAIPHAGGPFAYSRRAFGETGGLIAGLATLIEFVFAPPAIAMAIGAYLNVQYPELNPKYAAVGAYLIFMGLNILGVKLAAMFELCVTVLAVIELLVFMGVVAPDFSMTNFMLNGWAGSEHFSAGTVSSIFAAIPFAIWFFLAIEGAAMAAEEAKDPKRTIPRAYISGILTLVVLALGVMMFAGGAGDWQKLSGINDPLPQAMKMVVGDNSGWLHMLVWIGLFGLIASFHGIILGYSRQFFALARAGYLPKSLSNLSRFDTPHRAIIAGGVIGIIAIFSDGIINLQGMSLTAAMITMAVFGAIVMYMMSMLSLFRLRRLEPGMSRSYKAPFYPIVPAIALVLSVVSFIAMIWFNFTIALIFAAMMFVGYLYFRATQQQRDEAVQDLMLVGE
- a CDS encoding GNAT family N-acetyltransferase; its protein translation is MYPDAITSERHQNVRLIRMTIRYLPEVSRLKVNEEQLPFVGHIMDILSIVSGTVYPHLVMAGEKIVGFFLIDTAYGERYDFAHSDSLGLRGFFIDRQFQGKGYGKQAVQLLSVYLPPEYPDHQSIYLTVNCRNPGAQHCYLNAGFNETNQLYYGGDAGPQHVMKLDFQ
- a CDS encoding DeoR/GlpR family DNA-binding transcription regulator, producing MLQHVRLHRIQTLLSNHQQVSTERLIRELGVSRETIRRDIITLENQNLVRRVHGGIVALQVPQQEAPLTERQASQTKEKKAIAQTLAEMLSPGQTIFIDSGSTTTRVAEALSTMSGLTIITNNIQAALRLNASEGREQLNNQIILLGGDLQADAKETRGEETLNTIYRYRADMAVLSPVGICGYGASSFYRWESAIAEAMIRQSNQCTLLADHTKIGKQSRFYYARPEQITTVITDSKASEHEQFQTLEQQYRQMIIAK
- the qhpR gene encoding AraC-like transcriptional regulator QhpR is translated as MQKTVVSHQHITSALSQRLSANQGVLSAAATGLDDFITRVGGNADQILGCCDVDPEIIVSPTQSIKLVNYCRVLEEAASQADYDNFGLHYGKQFQPQSLGLIGYIGLCSATLEEALRNVACAFHWHQHDTFVQLTDMKDCWRFDYQIRHGAIICRRQDAELTLGMIMNLIRSATGVKWAPREVHFEHPRPEQWHDHCKVFDAPVYFDQPYNSLIIPKTDVVRPMPNHDPMLLSVMLDALQHLNTTSYRQNIVEQTRAQIQISLIHGEPDLEATADQLGMSRWSLQRRLQQENITFSRLVDHVRCELATHYLKQQKLPISEMGMLLGYSETSAFSRAFKRWFGVSPRQFRQHMSG